One Gloeothece verrucosa PCC 7822 DNA window includes the following coding sequences:
- a CDS encoding SDR family oxidoreductase, producing MNKKLTNQLIVITGVTKGLGRAMLDQFIALGHTVIGCGRSKAEIKNLCELYPSHHFAVVDVTQGTEVQQWANQVIKNLGTPDYLINNAAIINRTAALWDISEAEFSQLIDINIKGVANTIRAFLPAMLDKKAGMIINFSSEWGRSTSPEVAPYCASKWAIEGLSQTLSQEVPAGIGVIALNPGIINTQMLQSCWGQEAVHYPTPEQWAKNAVPFILSLNSQNNGQSLSVND from the coding sequence ATGAATAAAAAACTCACAAATCAACTAATTGTTATCACCGGTGTCACTAAAGGACTCGGGCGAGCCATGCTTGATCAATTTATAGCATTAGGACATACTGTCATTGGCTGTGGACGCTCTAAAGCAGAAATTAAGAATCTTTGTGAACTTTATCCTTCTCATCACTTTGCCGTTGTGGATGTAACCCAGGGTACCGAAGTCCAACAATGGGCTAATCAAGTGATCAAAAATTTAGGCACACCGGACTATTTAATTAATAATGCCGCTATTATTAATCGTACAGCCGCTTTATGGGATATTTCTGAGGCCGAATTCTCCCAATTAATTGATATTAATATTAAAGGGGTAGCCAATACCATTCGGGCTTTTCTTCCAGCTATGCTCGATAAAAAAGCAGGAATGATCATTAATTTTTCTTCAGAGTGGGGACGTTCTACCTCTCCCGAGGTGGCTCCTTATTGTGCCTCAAAATGGGCCATAGAAGGTTTGTCTCAAACCTTATCTCAAGAAGTGCCGGCGGGCATAGGCGTTATTGCCTTAAATCCAGGAATTATTAATACTCAAATGCTACAAAGTTGTTGGGGACAAGAGGCTGTTCATTATCCCACTCCTGAACAATGGGCTAAGAACGCTGTCCCTTTTATTTTAAGCCTCAATAGTCAAAATAATGGTCAGTCTTTGAGCGTGAACGATTAA
- a CDS encoding tetratricopeptide repeat protein, whose amino-acid sequence MEEQPITNPIEPTNENDSVSKTASNANIFDAVSVVAAIGGAVASLVTQQVAVVAFPLALSVGVHVLNRRQSINALQQHFENRVLAQNLHIVKTEEKLLALEQTLGQFKQETWLALEVQQQDHNKANQELSEEINQLQKQTSTLEEFTQSIESKEQQLTAVVEELRQLENYSQALRAEPSAAEVHYQRGVSHQRLGDKLGAIEDYSDAIRLDSKYAQAYHSRGILYAELGKRKLAVDDLRTASKLYFEQGDIDSYQKARDLGKEFYDLRDVMEEQVTVNAENITEPSDSPTENKGKAKFKPLSSVSVERLFA is encoded by the coding sequence ATGGAAGAACAACCGATTACTAATCCAATTGAACCAACAAACGAGAATGATAGCGTCTCTAAAACGGCTTCAAATGCTAATATTTTCGATGCGGTTTCTGTGGTAGCGGCTATTGGCGGCGCTGTGGCTTCTCTGGTCACTCAACAAGTGGCTGTGGTGGCTTTTCCTTTAGCCCTATCAGTGGGAGTTCATGTCTTGAATCGTAGACAGTCTATCAATGCTCTACAACAGCATTTTGAAAATAGGGTTTTAGCACAAAACCTCCATATTGTTAAAACCGAAGAAAAATTACTAGCATTAGAGCAAACATTAGGACAATTTAAACAAGAAACTTGGCTGGCTTTAGAGGTACAGCAGCAAGACCACAACAAGGCTAATCAAGAGTTATCTGAAGAAATTAATCAACTGCAAAAACAGACTTCAACTTTAGAGGAATTTACTCAATCTATAGAGTCTAAAGAACAACAGTTAACCGCAGTAGTAGAAGAACTAAGACAGCTAGAAAACTACTCTCAAGCTTTGCGTGCTGAACCTAGTGCAGCAGAAGTCCATTATCAACGAGGAGTTAGCCATCAACGTCTTGGGGATAAACTCGGAGCGATCGAGGATTATTCGGATGCGATACGCCTTGATTCTAAATATGCTCAAGCCTATCATAGTCGAGGTATTCTCTATGCCGAATTAGGTAAGCGTAAATTAGCGGTGGATGATCTACGTACAGCTTCTAAATTGTACTTTGAACAAGGGGATATCGACAGTTATCAAAAAGCACGAGACCTCGGTAAGGAATTTTACGATCTGCGAGATGTGATGGAAGAACAAGTGACTGTTAATGCTGAGAACATAACCGAACCATCGGACTCTCCAACAGAAAACAAGGGGAAAGCTAAGTTTAAACCCTTATCATCCGTGTCAGTAGAGCGGCTATTTGCCTAA
- the rnc gene encoding ribonuclease III: protein MLNLPTFKNQQLWLCALTHRSYINEHSGINEHNERLEFLGDAILAFVAGEFLYQRYPHLSEAQLTRLRAKLVDETQLARFAVQLGIGELMRLGKGAIKDGGRENPALLSDTFEAIIGAYYLDAGVDAVRNFVHPLFQSVADILMVSQSEVATTKNLLDAKNRFQQWALAEFSQNPEYIIIEESGPDHAKEFTAQVKVQGIVYGVGRGRRKQEATKAAAEEALKKVGLG from the coding sequence ATGCTCAACCTGCCCACGTTTAAAAATCAACAACTTTGGTTATGTGCCCTTACCCATCGCTCATATATCAACGAACACTCGGGGATCAATGAACATAACGAACGCTTAGAATTTCTCGGCGATGCAATATTGGCCTTTGTGGCGGGTGAATTTCTCTATCAGCGCTATCCTCATTTAAGTGAAGCCCAATTGACTCGTCTGCGAGCGAAATTAGTGGATGAGACACAACTAGCAAGATTTGCGGTTCAACTGGGAATTGGAGAGTTAATGCGGCTAGGAAAAGGGGCTATTAAAGATGGAGGACGAGAAAACCCGGCTCTGTTAAGTGATACCTTTGAAGCCATTATCGGTGCTTATTATCTCGATGCTGGTGTTGATGCTGTCAGAAATTTTGTCCATCCCTTATTTCAATCTGTGGCTGATATTTTAATGGTTTCTCAATCTGAAGTAGCAACCACAAAAAACCTTCTAGATGCCAAAAACCGCTTTCAGCAATGGGCCTTAGCTGAGTTCTCTCAAAATCCTGAATATATCATCATCGAAGAATCAGGACCTGATCATGCTAAAGAATTTACTGCTCAAGTTAAAGTACAAGGGATAGTCTATGGCGTTGGTCGGGGTCGTCGCAAACAAGAAGCAACCAAAGCGGCAGCAGAGGAAGCTTTGAAAAAGGTCGGTTTAGGCTGA
- a CDS encoding CPXCG motif-containing cysteine-rich protein, whose protein sequence is MQTTAEYYCAFCGEANTTFIDYSGGFEQSYIEDCQVCCRPNILYIRIDEDTLEVEIDTDYEE, encoded by the coding sequence ATGCAAACAACGGCTGAGTATTATTGTGCTTTTTGCGGCGAAGCAAACACAACCTTTATTGATTACAGTGGCGGCTTTGAACAATCCTATATTGAAGATTGTCAAGTCTGTTGCCGTCCCAATATTCTCTATATACGCATTGATGAAGATACCCTAGAGGTAGAAATTGATACTGATTACGAAGAATAA
- a CDS encoding V4R domain-containing protein encodes MIDVSQLLADDSRGNYFSPDAYLQGDIEFGVIENRSGSRLLAIPETLLEGLHAALDEEIGIGSQVVLYSCGRWWGKSFYRRLSEELEAYYGKPLAQMEMIEFLQCLKECWKAHGWGILDIDLKYYQQGFLVIKIGNSPFAETAMANNRPACFIEAGVLSAFFSQLTGQALHCTQTACESMGAEANCFVLGLEERLKIVLAWLEEGHDHATIMELLCRNQPSIEL; translated from the coding sequence ATGATAGACGTTAGTCAATTACTTGCAGACGATTCGCGCGGTAACTATTTCTCTCCCGATGCCTATTTACAAGGAGATATAGAGTTTGGCGTGATTGAAAACCGTAGTGGTTCTCGTCTGTTGGCCATTCCGGAAACCTTATTAGAGGGACTCCATGCCGCCTTAGATGAAGAAATAGGCATCGGTTCTCAAGTGGTTCTCTACAGTTGCGGTCGCTGGTGGGGAAAAAGTTTTTATAGACGTTTGTCGGAAGAACTAGAAGCCTATTATGGCAAACCGCTTGCTCAAATGGAAATGATTGAATTCCTGCAATGCTTGAAAGAATGCTGGAAAGCTCATGGATGGGGCATTCTCGATATAGACCTCAAATATTATCAGCAGGGATTTTTAGTCATCAAGATTGGAAACTCTCCTTTTGCCGAAACCGCTATGGCTAATAACCGTCCGGCCTGTTTTATAGAAGCCGGAGTCTTGAGTGCCTTTTTCAGTCAATTGACCGGACAGGCCTTACATTGCACTCAAACCGCCTGTGAGTCAATGGGAGCAGAGGCAAATTGTTTTGTCCTCGGTTTAGAGGAGCGGCTCAAAATCGTTTTAGCATGGTTAGAAGAAGGTCATGACCATGCCACAATTATGGAATTGCTCTGTCGCAACCAACCTTCCATCGAGCTATAA
- a CDS encoding 2Fe-2S iron-sulfur cluster-binding protein: MSSITKSEETFTVTLINDKKEINKKILVREDEFILDVAEQKEIKLPYSCRAGACFDCLGKVISGKVEQTEKALEFLKPDELKAGYILLCAASPRSDCVIQTHQVEELFGED; this comes from the coding sequence ATGAGCAGTATTACTAAAAGCGAAGAAACTTTCACCGTTACATTAATTAACGACAAAAAAGAAATTAATAAAAAAATTCTCGTCAGAGAAGATGAATTTATTCTCGACGTGGCAGAACAAAAAGAGATTAAGTTACCTTATTCTTGCCGGGCTGGTGCTTGTTTTGACTGTTTAGGTAAAGTCATTAGCGGCAAAGTAGAACAAACTGAAAAAGCTCTCGAATTCCTAAAACCCGATGAGCTAAAAGCCGGTTATATTCTTCTGTGCGCGGCTTCTCCTCGTTCGGATTGTGTGATCCAAACTCACCAAGTAGAGGAATTATTTGGAGAAGACTAA
- a CDS encoding 2Fe-2S iron-sulfur cluster-binding protein: MAKIVKLDPLDQEVSIQTNDNVMSALLKGELHVLQECGGRGMCSTCHIYIKGGMDSLSPLNRREMRTLEVITTANQYSRLACQARVIGPGVVVEVPEGMYLDEIENIEDLIGRRAEQDILHPLNGKVLVEKGKLITRSMISQLESTKVEVSEFFAQTRDA; this comes from the coding sequence GTGGCCAAAATTGTCAAGCTTGACCCCCTCGATCAAGAAGTATCCATTCAAACCAATGATAACGTCATGTCGGCTCTGTTAAAGGGGGAATTGCACGTTTTACAAGAATGTGGTGGACGGGGAATGTGTTCCACTTGTCATATTTATATTAAGGGAGGTATGGACAGTTTATCTCCCCTCAACCGCCGAGAAATGCGAACCCTAGAAGTGATCACAACCGCCAATCAATATTCTCGTTTAGCTTGTCAGGCGAGGGTTATCGGTCCTGGGGTGGTGGTGGAAGTTCCAGAAGGGATGTATCTCGATGAAATTGAAAATATTGAAGATTTAATTGGTCGTCGAGCCGAACAAGATATCCTCCATCCTCTCAATGGCAAAGTATTAGTGGAAAAGGGAAAATTGATTACCCGTTCGATGATTAGTCAACTTGAAAGTACCAAAGTGGAAGTCTCGGAATTTTTTGCTCAAACCCGAGATGCTTAA
- the sppA gene encoding signal peptide peptidase SppA — translation MGQFIKQIFASLIGTVAGLMLFLAVGASGLVLLLVSAAMQENVPTVKDKSFLVFDLSMQIKDTKPPSTLSQALQNDETVTMTLRSLLNVVEKASKDSRIMGIFIDGRGVEADNGYATLSEVRKALEDFRAAGKKIVFYDVDLDEKKYFLASVADQVVLNPMGMMELNGIGVQPMFLAGALKKYGIGVQVVRVGEYKSAVEPYIRQDLSPANRLQTQVLLNDLWANFLTTVSSSRKISATKLQDIADNQGVLMPKEAEKLGLVDRVAYFDEVLADLKKQTGQTSADDKTFAQISLSTYAEGLLNENQASTNQIAVVYADGEIVDGEGTVNNIGGERFAKELRKIRQDPNIKAVVLRVNSPGGSATASEIIGREIHLISQQKPIVVSMGNVAASGGYWISAGASHIFAEPSTITGSIGVFGLLFNIQKIANDNGVSWDVIKTAKLADINTSTRPKTEQELAIYKRSVGQVYNLFIEKVSQSRNLSPEKVREIAQGRVWSGQDAKKIGLVDELGGLEAAIDYAAKQANLGKNWTIQEYPSRRTFESVILEKLFQTKIQDSLTPPPDVLTAETLKLKKELTVFQMFNDPRGAYAYLPFNWQIK, via the coding sequence ATGGGTCAATTTATCAAACAAATCTTTGCCAGTTTAATTGGAACTGTGGCTGGACTAATGCTATTTTTGGCAGTAGGAGCAAGCGGCTTGGTTCTATTATTGGTATCTGCCGCTATGCAGGAAAATGTCCCCACCGTCAAAGATAAATCTTTCCTAGTATTTGACCTATCGATGCAGATTAAGGACACAAAACCCCCCTCAACCCTCAGTCAAGCTTTGCAAAATGACGAGACGGTAACTATGACTCTGCGTTCTTTGCTCAATGTCGTCGAAAAAGCCAGCAAAGATTCACGAATTATGGGGATATTTATTGATGGTAGAGGGGTAGAAGCCGATAATGGATATGCGACTTTAAGCGAAGTTCGTAAGGCTTTAGAAGATTTTCGGGCGGCGGGTAAGAAAATCGTTTTTTATGATGTAGATTTAGATGAAAAAAAATATTTTTTGGCATCAGTGGCCGATCAAGTGGTTCTCAATCCGATGGGAATGATGGAACTCAATGGTATAGGCGTTCAACCGATGTTTTTAGCAGGCGCATTAAAAAAATATGGCATTGGTGTGCAAGTGGTGCGAGTGGGTGAATATAAATCGGCTGTTGAACCCTATATTCGTCAAGATTTAAGTCCGGCAAACCGTCTTCAAACACAAGTTCTTTTAAATGATCTTTGGGCTAATTTTTTAACAACGGTGTCCAGTAGCCGCAAGATTAGCGCGACGAAGTTACAAGATATCGCTGATAATCAAGGGGTTTTAATGCCAAAAGAAGCGGAAAAACTGGGATTAGTGGATCGAGTGGCTTATTTTGATGAAGTGTTAGCGGACCTCAAAAAGCAAACCGGACAAACCAGCGCAGATGACAAAACTTTTGCTCAAATTTCTCTGTCTACCTATGCTGAAGGTTTGCTCAACGAGAATCAAGCTTCTACTAATCAAATTGCGGTGGTTTATGCCGATGGGGAAATTGTCGATGGAGAAGGGACAGTTAATAATATTGGCGGTGAACGTTTTGCCAAAGAGTTACGCAAGATTAGGCAAGACCCCAATATTAAAGCAGTGGTTTTACGGGTTAATAGTCCTGGAGGAAGTGCCACCGCTTCAGAAATTATTGGGCGCGAGATTCATTTGATTAGTCAGCAAAAACCCATCGTTGTCTCTATGGGAAATGTGGCGGCCAGTGGCGGCTATTGGATTTCAGCCGGGGCGAGTCATATTTTTGCTGAACCTAGTACCATTACTGGGTCGATCGGCGTATTTGGATTGTTATTTAATATCCAAAAGATTGCTAATGATAATGGGGTTAGTTGGGATGTCATTAAAACAGCAAAATTAGCGGATATAAATACCTCAACCCGCCCGAAAACCGAACAAGAGTTAGCGATTTATAAGCGGTCTGTGGGACAAGTTTATAATTTATTTATTGAGAAAGTTTCCCAATCGCGCAATTTATCCCCAGAAAAAGTTCGCGAAATTGCTCAGGGCAGAGTTTGGTCCGGACAAGATGCGAAAAAAATTGGCTTAGTGGATGAACTCGGCGGCTTAGAGGCTGCCATTGACTATGCGGCTAAACAGGCTAATTTAGGCAAGAATTGGACTATTCAAGAATATCCCAGTCGCCGCACTTTTGAATCGGTTATCCTAGAAAAGCTTTTTCAAACTAAAATACAAGACTCTTTGACACCCCCGCCGGATGTTTTAACGGCTGAAACCTTGAAGTTAAAAAAAGAGTTAACCGTGTTTCAAATGTTTAATGACCCTCGGGGAGCTTATGCTTATTTACCGTTTAATTGGCAGATTAAATAA
- a CDS encoding SDR family oxidoreductase, translated as MKIAIIGCGYVGSVIASIWTACGHEVTATTTTPEKIPDLENLGLRVVLFKGDNPDTLAQVTADTEVILLSVAARNRSAEGYRETYLKTAKNLVMALKENQTVKQVIYTASYAVLGNKQGAWIDETTAVAPINENGEALLETEQALLSGLQEPLKLCILRLAGIYGPKRELINIFRSWAGTTRPGNGEDYTNWVHLDDIVGAIKLIQEKQLEGIYHLADDTPMIRREFYRRLFDAHGLPLINWDSSQSYTRAYNLRLSNKKLKAAGLELIHPETEF; from the coding sequence ATGAAAATAGCAATCATTGGCTGCGGCTATGTAGGAAGTGTGATCGCCTCTATTTGGACTGCTTGCGGACACGAAGTTACAGCCACCACTACAACCCCCGAAAAAATCCCCGATTTAGAGAACCTCGGCTTACGAGTGGTCCTCTTTAAGGGAGATAACCCAGACACTCTAGCGCAAGTTACTGCCGATACTGAGGTAATTTTACTCAGTGTAGCGGCTAGAAACCGCAGTGCTGAGGGTTATCGAGAGACTTATCTAAAAACCGCTAAAAATTTAGTCATGGCCTTAAAAGAAAATCAAACGGTTAAACAAGTTATTTATACGGCGAGTTATGCGGTATTGGGAAATAAACAGGGCGCATGGATCGATGAAACGACAGCCGTAGCACCCATTAATGAAAATGGCGAGGCGTTACTAGAAACGGAACAAGCCTTATTATCCGGGCTTCAAGAGCCATTAAAACTCTGTATTTTGCGTCTAGCAGGAATCTATGGCCCGAAAAGAGAATTAATTAATATTTTTCGTTCTTGGGCAGGAACGACTCGTCCGGGTAATGGCGAAGATTATACTAATTGGGTTCACTTAGATGATATTGTTGGGGCGATCAAATTAATTCAAGAGAAACAATTAGAGGGGATTTACCATTTAGCCGATGATACGCCGATGATTAGACGTGAATTTTATCGGCGCTTGTTTGATGCTCATGGACTTCCTTTGATTAATTGGGATAGTTCACAATCTTATACACGCGCCTATAATCTCCGTTTATCTAATAAAAAACTTAAAGCGGCAGGGTTAGAGTTAATTCATCCTGAAACCGAGTTTTAA
- a CDS encoding phycobilisome protein: protein MQTDLANLFYAAQDHYLSEGEVTTFKEQVEILRRRVEIYECLRDRELEIFQPVANQLSEAFSQENPKTLELALKHWIAVMRYSAMATLLNNPEYLQHRLLEWLTDIISAHSLQEIETYLYEFLKFRLAEILTLEQLALLNPYLELAKDTLLKSTADAMI, encoded by the coding sequence ATGCAAACAGATTTAGCCAATCTATTTTATGCCGCCCAAGATCATTATCTGTCTGAGGGCGAAGTGACAACCTTTAAAGAACAAGTCGAGATTTTACGGCGGCGCGTAGAAATTTACGAATGCTTACGAGACCGAGAACTAGAAATCTTTCAACCCGTCGCCAATCAACTTTCTGAAGCCTTTAGTCAAGAAAATCCTAAAACTCTTGAACTAGCGCTAAAACATTGGATAGCTGTGATGCGTTATAGTGCCATGGCCACACTACTCAACAATCCTGAATATTTACAACATCGTCTCCTAGAGTGGCTAACCGACATCATCTCCGCGCACTCCTTGCAAGAAATAGAAACCTATCTCTATGAGTTTTTAAAATTCAGACTGGCAGAAATTTTAACCCTAGAGCAACTCGCCTTGCTCAATCCTTATTTAGAACTGGCAAAAGATACCCTTCTCAAGTCTACAGCAGACGCGATGATATAG
- a CDS encoding V4R domain-containing protein: protein MVFISKKPGIQQIQKFNRIEPPLKKKYPKKHDHFGLDEFFYFNTESGSITDWNRCRNILTSEDFIIGLIEGLEEEVGNASGVVMYQIGKQWGLRDAEFFKGWFDEEYEYDMPLSDMNISYVLEAWWWPFTTQGWGNWDIDLSEQKNGFMFVNIYDSAVARTLGDVGKPVCHIYAGLMAGFFSSLIQKELSCIEIQCYSMGETFCKFLLGKKDRIDAATFWQNEGATAKDIEKRLVNGEYLK from the coding sequence ATGGTTTTTATTTCCAAAAAACCGGGTATCCAGCAAATTCAAAAGTTCAACAGAATCGAACCGCCTTTAAAAAAGAAATATCCTAAAAAGCACGATCACTTCGGCTTAGATGAATTTTTCTATTTTAATACTGAGTCCGGTTCAATTACCGACTGGAACAGATGCCGTAATATTTTAACCAGTGAAGACTTTATTATTGGTTTAATAGAAGGATTAGAAGAAGAAGTTGGCAACGCTTCAGGGGTTGTCATGTACCAAATTGGTAAGCAATGGGGATTGAGAGACGCTGAGTTTTTCAAAGGCTGGTTTGACGAAGAATATGAATATGATATGCCCCTGAGCGACATGAACATTTCTTATGTTTTAGAAGCTTGGTGGTGGCCTTTTACAACCCAAGGATGGGGCAACTGGGATATTGACTTAAGTGAGCAAAAAAATGGTTTCATGTTCGTCAATATTTATGATTCCGCAGTGGCTCGAACATTAGGAGATGTGGGAAAACCGGTTTGTCATATTTACGCAGGTCTAATGGCAGGATTTTTTAGCAGCCTAATTCAAAAAGAACTCAGTTGTATCGAAATTCAGTGCTATTCTATGGGAGAAACTTTCTGTAAGTTTCTTTTGGGGAAAAAAGACCGCATTGATGCTGCGACCTTCTGGCAAAACGAAGGTGCCACAGCAAAAGATATAGAAAAACGGTTGGTTAATGGAGAATATCTCAAATGA
- a CDS encoding MFS transporter, producing MLPPTSLPQLSLDSQAGNMFKIEDKIIIKQPSFFIPSLYFAEGLPYIIINTVSVIIYKNLGIDNGKIAFWTSLLYLPWVLKMFWSPWVECYSTKRNWILLTQLTMTGCLALLAFSLHLNDFFGVSLLILTLGAFVSATHDIAADGFYLLALNPQQQAVFAGIRSIFYRGAVIFGSGFLVFLTGYLAEKSGNIRLSWTVSLGVSAMVFALIFIYHQFSLPYPPQDSFVSSSKRLSKNAFLEIITSYFRQPKIGAIIGFILLYRFGEAMLLKLAAPFFLDKPAQGGLGLSTSDVGLIYGTFGVLALIIGGIFGGIIVAKYGLKKTILPLAISLNAPNLFYVYMAVNHPPLPVIYLLVALEQLGYGMGFTAFMIYLMKIAANHYQTSHYAISTGIMALGMMLPGLISGYIQQAIGYPLFFTLVCGLGLLGIASIFFLPWHEENQTD from the coding sequence ATGTTGCCTCCAACGTCTCTACCTCAATTATCGTTGGATTCTCAGGCAGGAAATATGTTTAAAATTGAAGACAAAATAATTATAAAGCAGCCTTCTTTTTTTATTCCTAGTCTCTATTTTGCTGAAGGACTTCCTTATATTATTATTAATACTGTATCAGTAATTATTTATAAAAATCTCGGCATCGATAACGGAAAAATTGCCTTTTGGACAAGTCTTCTCTATTTGCCTTGGGTTTTAAAAATGTTTTGGAGTCCCTGGGTTGAGTGCTACTCGACAAAAAGAAATTGGATTTTATTGACTCAGTTAACAATGACGGGTTGTTTAGCACTATTAGCTTTCTCTTTGCATCTAAACGATTTTTTTGGGGTGTCTCTGTTGATTTTAACCCTAGGGGCCTTCGTTTCAGCCACTCATGATATTGCTGCCGACGGCTTTTATCTACTTGCTTTGAATCCTCAGCAACAAGCCGTATTTGCTGGTATTCGCTCGATTTTTTATCGAGGAGCCGTTATTTTTGGCTCAGGATTTTTAGTGTTTTTAACCGGTTATTTAGCTGAAAAATCCGGGAATATCCGCTTAAGTTGGACAGTATCTCTCGGAGTCTCGGCTATGGTTTTTGCCCTAATTTTTATTTATCATCAATTCAGTTTGCCCTATCCCCCACAAGATAGTTTTGTCTCTTCCTCCAAACGCTTATCAAAAAATGCTTTTTTAGAGATTATAACTTCTTACTTTCGTCAACCTAAAATAGGAGCCATTATTGGGTTTATTTTATTATATCGCTTTGGCGAAGCTATGTTGCTTAAATTAGCCGCTCCATTTTTTTTAGATAAGCCAGCCCAAGGAGGATTAGGTTTAAGTACAAGCGATGTCGGCTTGATCTATGGAACTTTTGGCGTTTTAGCTTTAATTATCGGAGGAATTTTCGGAGGAATAATTGTAGCTAAATATGGCTTAAAAAAGACAATTTTACCTTTAGCAATTTCCCTTAATGCCCCCAACCTTTTCTATGTCTATATGGCAGTAAATCATCCGCCTTTACCGGTTATTTATTTATTAGTTGCCCTAGAGCAATTAGGTTATGGAATGGGATTTACGGCTTTTATGATCTATTTAATGAAAATTGCCGCTAATCATTATCAAACTTCCCATTATGCCATTTCAACCGGTATTATGGCTTTAGGTATGATGCTCCCGGGTTTAATCAGTGGTTATATTCAACAAGCGATAGGTTATCCCCTCTTTTTTACCTTAGTTTGTGGACTGGGTTTATTAGGAATAGCCAGTATCTTTTTTCTGCCTTGGCATGAAGAAAATCAAACAGATTGA